A genomic stretch from Hemibagrus wyckioides isolate EC202008001 linkage group LG02, SWU_Hwy_1.0, whole genome shotgun sequence includes:
- the nags gene encoding N-acetylglutamate synthase, mitochondrial, with the protein MAKVNGGASGCRAIVMAGQFLSKPAPPLAQPQQNTGQRKLAKIQRRMLSVTRAVQVNKTPVQNQLDAASFIPLSDRGVWSKRQLVYRDVKAFLNEVGGDPREARYWLTQFQRSHVCNAPAFAVLEIDPSVFENSEMVQSLAFGLSFLQRMDMKTVVVMGLPPELTKENSVPDGPLSSDCRTLLIKYCQALAEALQHSSASVIPFFSAESMLRLQEPQHKGSGAASVVVDTTLLQWSLDCGAIPLVCPVGCDTAGCSALLDSVDVTVAISRALQPLKVMFLNSWGGLRNQNLKVLGTVSLPSDLPLLSSAEWLCVLERRQVSAIAHLLNQLSPESSAVITSANTLLTELFSHKGSGTMFKNGDPIQKYSSLEGIDMDRLLALINKSFGKTLKEDYISSIKDRLHSIYLSEGYSAAAIITSEPVNGGTLYLDKFVVSDSKQGQGTSQILWECIRQDLGKLFWRSRANNRINPWYFKHCDGSFVNGRWIVFWFGLSDIRESYELVEYAKQLPDSFSQNSESDASIHQAPAGS; encoded by the exons CCACCGCTCGCTCAGCCCCAGCAGAACACCGGTCAGCGGAAACTCGCCAAAATTCAGCGGCGCATGCTGTCCGTCACCCGCGCTGTACAGGTTAACAAAACTCCAGTTCAGAACCAGCTAGACGCGGCCAGCTTCATTCCGCTCTCGGACCGTGGTGTGTGGTCAAAGCGCCAGCTGGTCTACCGGGACGTTAAAGCCTTTCTTAATGAAGTCGGTGGGGATCCGCGGGAAGCTCGCTACTGGCTGACGCAATTTCAGCGATCTCATGTGTGTAATGCGCCTGCTTTCGCCGTTCTGGAG ATCGACCCGTCCGTGTTTGAGAACAGCGAGATGGTGCAGAGCCTGGCGTTCGGCTTGTCCTTCCTGCAGCGCATGGACATGAAGACTGTGGTGGTAATGGGGCTTCCTCCTGAGCTGACGAAAGAGAACTCTGTACCAGATGGCCCTCTTTCCTCTGACTGCAGGACCTTACTTATTAAATATTGCCAAGCTCTTGCTGAGGCCTTACAGCACAGCTCGGCCAGTGTCATTCCTTTCTTTAGTGCAGAGTCAATGCTGCGACTTCAGGAGCCTCAACACAAAGGAAG tggtgcTGCCTCCGTCGTGGTAGACACAACCCTGCTTCAGTGGAGTCTGGACTGCGGTGCCATTCCCCTGGTGTGCCCTGTGGGCTGTGATACAGCTGGCTGCTCCGCTCTCCTCGATTCAGTCGACGTCACCGTAGCCATCTCTCGAGCTCTTCAGCCCCTCAAAGTCATGTTCCTGAACAGCTGGGGTGGCCTCCGCAACCAGAACCTAAAG gtgctGGGTACTGTGTCTCTGCCGAGTGACCTGCCGCTATTGTCCTCAgctgagtggctgtgtgtgctGGAGCGCAGGCAGGTCAGCGCTATCGCTCACCTCCTCAACCAGCTTTCTCCTGAGAGCTCAGCAGTCATCACGTCAGCTAACACACTGCTCACCGAACTCTTCAGTCATAAAG gttctGGCACCATGTTCAAAAATGGAGATCCCATTCAGAA GTACAGCAGCCTTGAGGGCATAGACATGGACCGTCTCTTAGCTCTGATTAACAAATCTTTTGGGAAAACACTAAAGGAAGACTACATCAGCTCAATCAAGGACAGACTTCATTCCATCTATCTGTCAGAAGG ATACAGCGCAGCAGCCATCATCACCTCTGAGCCAGTCAACGGTGGGACTCTGTATCTGGATAAGTTTGTAGTGAGTGACAGTAAACAGGGCCAAGGCACCAGTCAGATCCTCTGGGAGTGTATTCGCCAAGATCTGGGCAAGCTCTTTTGGAGATCCCGTGCAAACAATCGTATCAATCCTTG GTACTTCAAGCACTGTGATGGCAGCTTCGTCAACGGCCGCTGGATCGTGTTCTGGTTCGGCCTGTCTGATATACGCGAATCATATGAACTGGTTGAATATGCCAAGCAGCTCCCAGATTCATTCTCCCAAAACTCAGAGAGTGATGCATCTATCCATCAGGCACCCGCTGGGTCTTAA